GACGCCGGCAAGGCGACGAAGCTGGATTATGTCATTTGCTTCGCCGACCGTTGCGTTGCCGAAGTGCCGCTGACCGACGCGCTCGTCGCGTCCTTCAAGAAGGGACAGGCGATCACGCTGACCTCGATCAACTTCCAGAGTCAGCCAAATCCAATCAAGGTTGCCTTGACCGGCTTCAGCGGCGCCTTTGACGGCGCGCCGCTGCAGCAGTCGGACATCGAGGATCGGCAGAAAAAACTCCAGGATTTCGTCGTCAAGAACAACCAGGACTTCGCCAAGAAGCTCAAGGACGAGCAGGCCAAGGCCAAAGCCGCCAACTAATCGCCGGGACAGATACCGGAGCGACAAAAAGCGGGGTCATGCCCCGCTTTTTTGTTGTCGTCACGTCGATGCAAGGTGATGTCAGTGTCTCGACTGGCGTTTCGGCTCATAGCGTCCGTCCGGCCGCTTGTCGAACATCTCGCCGATCTGCGGATGCCGGACCGGTTCGCCCGATTGATCCTCGAGCAGATTCTGCTCGGAGACATAGGCAATGTATTCGGTTTCCGAGTTTTCAGCGAGCAGATGGTAGAACGGCTGGTCCTTGCGCGGCCGCACGTCGGCCGGGATGGCTTCGTACCATTCGTCGGTGTTGGCGAATTGCGGATCGACATCGAAAATGATGCCGCGGAACGGAAACAGCCGATGACGAACCACCTGTCCGATCGAAAATTTGGCCGTTTTCATCATACTCACCACTAAGCCTCTAGAGCGCCCGGCGTCCCCTCGAATGTGCGAAGAGCGCTCTAAGACTTTGAATTTACACACACCGTGGCCAAAAATCGAGCCCGACTTAGGTCTGGGATCAGGCTTTATTTGGCGCAGATAGCGTGTCAGTTCAATGCCGAAGCGCTTGACGCCCGATGAAGCTACGGGCTAGCCCGGTCCAGGGGTTTCGGGCCAGGGCAAAAATGTCTGACGTCGTCGGTCTTGTTCTTCCGTTCTTCGGGCTGATTTTCATCGGCTTTCTGGTCGCACGCATGACCAGGCAGCCGCTGGAGGCGCTTGGCTGGATGAACACTTTCATCGTCTATGTC
This region of Mesorhizobium sp. C432A genomic DNA includes:
- the hspQ gene encoding heat shock protein HspQ, which gives rise to MKTAKFSIGQVVRHRLFPFRGIIFDVDPQFANTDEWYEAIPADVRPRKDQPFYHLLAENSETEYIAYVSEQNLLEDQSGEPVRHPQIGEMFDKRPDGRYEPKRQSRH
- a CDS encoding invasion associated locus B family protein encodes the protein MTSLNSNAYRLSVLAAGVVGFLGAGLPTASAQQQIPQGWFKACTKQEDVDICNVQNIITAGNGQFVTGVSLIELKGKVNRKVFQVTVPPGRLVPPGIALQIDAGKATKLDYVICFADRCVAEVPLTDALVASFKKGQAITLTSINFQSQPNPIKVALTGFSGAFDGAPLQQSDIEDRQKKLQDFVVKNNQDFAKKLKDEQAKAKAAN